The Alosa alosa isolate M-15738 ecotype Scorff River chromosome 9, AALO_Geno_1.1, whole genome shotgun sequence genome includes a region encoding these proteins:
- the fam102bb gene encoding protein FAM102B isoform X1, with translation MMKKKKFKFKVDFELDELSSVPFVNGVLFCKVRLLDGGFSEESSRETVHANCVRWKKKFTFPCKMSASASTGMLDPCICRVSVRKELKGGKTYAKLGFADLNLAEFAGSGSTKRRCLLEGYDTKNTRQDNSILKVIIGTQLMSGDPCFKTPPSTATVVGIQGDGERLLEERRGGDNQKPYLAITEAAGRCASLPEELGACGHSRTSSYASQQSRVSGYSTGHSRSSSVSETSHRRNTSVGSASTGIASIPEPSEPAQQPGTPDRGANRHPLKQDSMESQLKRMDATRVDADDVVEKILQSQDFTPSMLDSSTEEEGLRLFVGPGGSTALGSHHLPTRVGAGAYEQVVMKR, from the exons ATGATGAAGAAAAAGAAGTTTAAGTTTAAAGTGGACTTTGAGCTGGATGAGCTGTCCTCCGTTCCCTTCGTCAACGGTGTGCTTTTCTGTAAAGTCCGACTGCTGGACGGTGGCTTCTCCGAAGAATCCTCGCG ggAAACGGTACATGCTAACTGTGTGCGCTGGAAGAAGAAGTTCACCTTCCCTTGTAAAATGAGCGCCAGTGCCAGCACTGGGATGTTGGACCCTTGTATCTGTCGTGTGTCTGTCAGGAAG GAGCTGAAAGGGGGGAAGACCTATGCAAAG TTGGGGTTTGCGGACTTGAATCTGGCTGAGTTTGCCGGCTCTGGCAGCACGAAACGCAGGTGTCTGTTGGAAGGCTACGACACCAAAAACACACGGCAGGACAACTCCATCCTGAAG GTGATCATCGGCACTCAGTTGATGTCTGGAGATCCCTGTTTTAAAAC GCCGCCATCCACCGCCACAGTAGTAGGTATCCAAGGAGACGGAGAGCGCCTCctggaggaaagaagaggaggcgACAATCAGAAGCCTTACTTGGCCATCACAG AGGCTGCAGGCAGGTGTGCCTCTCTCCCAGAGGAACTGGGGGCCTGTGGCCACTCCCGGACTTCCAGCTACGCCAGTCAGCAGTCCAGAGTATCAG GGTACAGCACAGGACACTCGCGCTCCTCGTCCGTGTCCGAGACGTCCCACCGCAGGAACACCTCCGTGGGCAGCGCTTCCACAGGGATCGCCAGCATCCCCGAGCCCAGCGAACCAGCCCAGCAGCCAGGCACGCCAGACCGCGGTGCCAACAG gcATCCACTGAAGCAGGATTCCATGGAGTCTCAGCTGAAGAGGATGGATGCCACGCGAGTAGATGCTGACGACGTGGTAGAAAAGATCCTCCAGAGTCAGGACTTCACTCCCAGCATGCTCGACTCCAGCACAGAGG aGGAGGGACTGCGCTTGTTTGTGGGACCTGGTGGAA
- the fam102bb gene encoding protein FAM102B isoform X2, which yields MMKKKKFKFKVDFELDELSSVPFVNGVLFCKVRLLDGGFSEESSRETVHANCVRWKKKFTFPCKMSASASTGMLDPCICRVSVRKELKGGKTYAKLGFADLNLAEFAGSGSTKRRCLLEGYDTKNTRQDNSILKVIIGTQLMSGDPCFKTPPSTATVVGIQGDGERLLEERRGGDNQKPYLAITGYSTGHSRSSSVSETSHRRNTSVGSASTGIASIPEPSEPAQQPGTPDRGANRHPLKQDSMESQLKRMDATRVDADDVVEKILQSQDFTPSMLDSSTEEEGLRLFVGPGGSTALGSHHLPTRVGAGAYEQVVMKR from the exons ATGATGAAGAAAAAGAAGTTTAAGTTTAAAGTGGACTTTGAGCTGGATGAGCTGTCCTCCGTTCCCTTCGTCAACGGTGTGCTTTTCTGTAAAGTCCGACTGCTGGACGGTGGCTTCTCCGAAGAATCCTCGCG ggAAACGGTACATGCTAACTGTGTGCGCTGGAAGAAGAAGTTCACCTTCCCTTGTAAAATGAGCGCCAGTGCCAGCACTGGGATGTTGGACCCTTGTATCTGTCGTGTGTCTGTCAGGAAG GAGCTGAAAGGGGGGAAGACCTATGCAAAG TTGGGGTTTGCGGACTTGAATCTGGCTGAGTTTGCCGGCTCTGGCAGCACGAAACGCAGGTGTCTGTTGGAAGGCTACGACACCAAAAACACACGGCAGGACAACTCCATCCTGAAG GTGATCATCGGCACTCAGTTGATGTCTGGAGATCCCTGTTTTAAAAC GCCGCCATCCACCGCCACAGTAGTAGGTATCCAAGGAGACGGAGAGCGCCTCctggaggaaagaagaggaggcgACAATCAGAAGCCTTACTTGGCCATCACAG GGTACAGCACAGGACACTCGCGCTCCTCGTCCGTGTCCGAGACGTCCCACCGCAGGAACACCTCCGTGGGCAGCGCTTCCACAGGGATCGCCAGCATCCCCGAGCCCAGCGAACCAGCCCAGCAGCCAGGCACGCCAGACCGCGGTGCCAACAG gcATCCACTGAAGCAGGATTCCATGGAGTCTCAGCTGAAGAGGATGGATGCCACGCGAGTAGATGCTGACGACGTGGTAGAAAAGATCCTCCAGAGTCAGGACTTCACTCCCAGCATGCTCGACTCCAGCACAGAGG aGGAGGGACTGCGCTTGTTTGTGGGACCTGGTGGAA